The genomic window GAGCTTCGTCTCAGCCGGGTTGAGGCAGCCATGGCCCGGAAGATTTCGCGTGGCACCGGTGTTCTCGCCACCATTGGCGCGACCGCACCGTTCGTTGGTCTGTTCGGCACGGTGTGGGGCATCATGAACTCGTTCATCGGCATCTCGGAATCGCATACGACGAATCTTGCCGTCGTCGCGCCCGGCATTGCCGAAGCTCTGCTTGCGACGGCCATGGGACTGATCGCGGCTATTCCGGCGGTCGTGATCTACAACCATCTTGCCCGCCAAATTTCAGCTTACCGGGCCTTGCTGGGCGATGCGTCGGCGCAAGTGATGCTGTTGATCAGCCGCGATCAGGGCCGCCGTTCCCTGCGCGTGGCCCGCGCTGCGGAGTAAATTGAGTCATGGGCGCAAAACTCGGCGGAAATTCCGGCCTCGGCGACGACGATCTCGCCGAAACGCATGAGATCAACGTTACGCCGTTCATTGACGTGATGCTGGTGCTTCTCATTATCTTCATGGTGGCCGCGCCGCTCGCGACCGTTGATGTGGGCGTCAATCTGCCCGCGAGCACCGCAACGCCTCCACCACGGCCGGACAAGCCGATCTTCGTGACCGTCAAGCCTGATCTGTCGCTCGCTGTCGGCGAGGATATCGTCCCGCGTGACACTTTTATCGGTGCGCTCGACACTGCAACCGGTGGCAAGAAAGCTGATCCGGTGTTCCTGCGTGCGGACAAGACCGTCAACTACGGCGACCTGATGGAGGTGATGAACCTGCTGCGCAATGCAGGCTACCTCAAAATCGCTCTCGTCGGCCTCGACGCAAGACAGAACTGACAACCAAGAAAGACTCAAAAAGAAACTCATTGTCATGAATGCTCTTGCTCTCTACAGCCCATCGCGGTCCGGCCTCTGGCGTTGGGGCCTGTCGGCTTTGCTTGTTGTGAGCATTCATGGCGCGCTGATCGCTGCGGGCGTATGGTTGGCGCCTCCACCGCCGGATGCCGTCGGCACGGCGTCAGAGCCCATCATGCTGGATCTTGAATCGGCGCCACCGACTCCCGAGCCGCCAGTGGCGGATATTGCTCCGGGGCCGACGATGCAGGAAGCCGAA from Nitrobacteraceae bacterium AZCC 1564 includes these protein-coding regions:
- a CDS encoding biopolymer transport protein ExbD (product_source=KO:K03559; cog=COG0848; ko=KO:K03559; pfam=PF02472; tigrfam=TIGR02803; transmembrane_helix_parts=Outside_1_30,TMhelix_31_53,Inside_54_144), which translates into the protein MGAKLGGNSGLGDDDLAETHEINVTPFIDVMLVLLIIFMVAAPLATVDVGVNLPASTATPPPRPDKPIFVTVKPDLSLAVGEDIVPRDTFIGALDTATGGKKADPVFLRADKTVNYGDLMEVMNLLRNAGYLKIALVGLDARQN